The DNA region TTTCTACCAAGTCCAGCTAAATAGATGTGATGAAGACATGTTTTGACTATTAaattattagatatatttttaatatctaTATTTGAGCAATATAGCTACCATAAGACAAATTCAAGATACTATAATATTGCCAGGCAAATAGATGAAAAGTTCAACTAACATATCCCTTGAAATCCTCCTTATTGCATGCATGTAAAACCTATATAAAGAGATATGAAAAACCAACGaaatatcaaaatttgatttgcTTTTAGCACATTTTTCTCTAAGCTTCTAGGATCTGAGAAAAAAATGGCTCAGTATTACAACCTAACCTTCGTCTTCCTGCTCACATTTCTCTGCTTTATGCATGAGCACATAATAACCACTGCAAATGCGCGTCACCTTCTAGAGATGTTTCTCACTGAAATTCCTAAACGAGAATTCCCGAAAGCTCCAACCTTGCAAAAGCCTGAGTTTCCAAGTGTGTCAAAGCCCGAGCTTCCATCTTGGAAAATGCCTGAGGTCCCAGCTGTGCCAAAGCCCAAGCTTCCATCTTGGCCAAAGCCTGAGGTTCCAGTGGCACCAAAGCCCGAGCTTCCATCGTGGCCAAAGCCTGAGGTCCCAGCTGCGAAGCCCGAGCTTCCATCTTGGCCAAAGCCTCAGGTCCCAGCTGCGCCGAAGCCCGAGCTTCCATCTTGGCCAAAGCCTCAGGTCCCAGCTGCACCGAAGCCAGAGTTTCCATCTTGGCCAAAGCCTGAGGTTCCAGCTGTTTCGAAGCCCGAGCTTCCATCTTGGAAAAAGCCTGAGGTCCCAGCTGCACCAAAGCCTGAGGTCCCAGCTGCGCCAAAGCCCGAGTTTCCATCTTGGCCAAAGCCTGAGGTCCCAGCTGCGCCGAAGCCCGAGTTTCCATCTTGGCCAAAGCCTGAGGTCCCAGCTGCGCCGAAGCCGGAGTTTCCATCTTGGCCAAAGCCAGAGGTCCCAGCTGCACCAAAACCAGAATTTCCATCTTGGCCAAAGCCTCAGGTCCCAGCTGCACCGAAGCCCGAGTTTCCATCATGGCCAAAGCCTGAAGTCCCAGCTGCGCCGAAGCCCCAGCTTCCATCTTGGCCAAAGCCAGAGGTCCCAGCTGCGTCGAAGCCCGCATTTCCATCTTGGCCAAAGCCTCAGGTCCCAACTGCGCCGAAGCCCGAGATTCCATCTTGGCCAAAGCCTCAGGTCCCAGCTACGCCGAATCCCGAGTTTCCATCTTGGCCCAAGCCTGAAGTCCCAGCTGTGCCGAAGTCTGAGTTTCCATCTTGGCCCAAGCCCTCGCTTTCTCCATCACACAAATCCTCTACTCCTTGAGTAACTATGGTTTCCTTCGTGTGCCATGACACACATATTTTATTAGCAGAATAATTCATTTGTAGTATTTGATCTCGAATGTACCTTGTTTCACGAGTTATTAagtcatacatatatgtatttcTTATATGGTGTATTAAAGCTATAATCAATGTGACATTCGGGAGTTACTTTGATGTATAAGTACTTGTCGTTAGCCATTTTAGATTTTGCTCAATCGTTGATATTCGTTGATTCTTTACCTCTCTGCTTTCAGCGAAATGTTGCCATTATTGCAATTAATCAACCTTTTCTGGAAAAACTTTCATATTACGGCCAATCTTTCATTTATGTCATCGAAAATAACTTCTTTATTAGTGGAACAACATGTCTAGTAGTTATCACTTATCAGACCAAGATATTGTAGTTAATTTTATCAAAACTAAAATTATCAATCTATTGTTGTttcttaaaaagaattttgaggCATGTGATCTCTGAGCAATCATGGACATGTCTGTTATGAATTTACAAGGTTTCTTCATTTATAACATGGGTCACAACGACTAAAAATTAGAtatacaaataaaattttatttacctcagctttttaaaatctattttaaTTACTCTAGCCACGAATGGCTAAAATTCCTATAGTAGATTAATACATTTCATTTGaacaaataaattagtacattTCATATAAAACCCATAATTCTACGTACAGTAGGAATAAACCAGCAACACGACAATCATATTAACATTGTGCTATATCCTGTTTAGTAATAGATGTGAGGTGACTCTCTTTTGCTAGTTTTGGTTAATTTGATTCATAAAAAGAGGGAACAAAATATAAGAAACAATGTAACTACATTGTGATTTACCAATTTAGCGGTGTACAAAACTTGTAGGAGTATTATGTGATGTCTAAcgagtcaaacctctctataatggcaACGTTTTTCATAACTACTACagtcaaatatatataagtggatgaatgaaatgcaataatgtatgtaggatgaatacaatgcatatgcagctttgtacaacatgtNNNNNNNNNNNNNNNNNNNNNNNNNNNNNNNNNNNNNNNNNNNNNNNNNNNNNNNNNNNNNNNNNNNNNNNNNNNNNNNNNNNNNNNNNNNNNNNNNNNNATTTATGTATATTGACCCatgactagaaggcgttatatacacattactactatgatgatgatattgattatggccacagaggagccaatatgatatgatgagaggccatagaggcttacaggGTTTATATACTCGCatacatcaggcgttatatacgcacacatacaTCAGGAATTATATACGCACTTATATAGATGCACGGTCATCATTGATAGGTAtaagcatgcatattatgtgcccacagaggcattgtcagttacgcagatttatgcagatactagttcatacaagtacatgtagtcagtcatttcagcttatgagttcagatcttatccatgattctcatgtgtatacatatgtgttgtttctcttatgccttacatactcgatacattatccgtactgactccccattgctcggggggctgcgtgttataccccgtatttcatacatttggataatttgagaaagtcgtggcaagttaagaacaagatcattttcaagagttattttagCGTCCGTGTTGTTAGGAATATAATTTATGAACAtcggtagtatggaaatattgggaaaggccaagggtaaaaagaaatttgcaaaatggccaatggaaataatgtggaaggccggggcgaaatggtaatattgagaaaagtcgagggcaaaacgggaattttaccaaaggagttcatgaaggttccaaaagggccatattggccatgtgaaaaaaataagggaaaagatgacaaaataagtcatcttttatttgggaaaaattc from Lycium ferocissimum isolate CSIRO_LF1 chromosome 2, AGI_CSIRO_Lferr_CH_V1, whole genome shotgun sequence includes:
- the LOC132047928 gene encoding protein PELPK1-like isoform X1 — protein: MAQYYNLTFVFLLTFLCFMHEHIITTANARHLLEMFLTEIPKREFPKAPTLQKPEFPSVSKPELPSWKMPEVPAVPKPKLPSWPKPEVPVAPKPELPSWPKPEVPAAKPELPSWPKPQVPAAPKPELPSWPKPQVPAAPKPEFPSWPKPEVPAVSKPELPSWKKPEVPAAPKPEVPAAPKPEFPSWPKPEVPAAPKPEFPSWPKPEVPAAPKPEFPSWPKPEVPAAPKPEFPSWPKPQVPAAPKPEFPSWPKPEVPAAPKPQLPSWPKPEVPAASKPAFPSWPKPQVPTAPKPEIPSWPKPQVPATPNPEFPSWPKPEVPAVPKSEFPSWPKPSLSPSHKSSTP
- the LOC132047928 gene encoding protein PELPK1-like isoform X2: MAQYYNLTFVFLLTFLCFMHEHIITTANARHLLEMFLTEIPKREFPKAPTLQKPEFPSVSKPELPSWKMPEVPAVPKPKLPSWPKPEVPAAPKPELPSWPKPQVPAAPKPEFPSWPKPEVPAVSKPELPSWKKPEVPAAPKPEVPAAPKPEFPSWPKPEVPAAPKPEFPSWPKPEVPAAPKPEFPSWPKPEVPAAPKPEFPSWPKPQVPAAPKPEFPSWPKPEVPAAPKPQLPSWPKPEVPAASKPAFPSWPKPQVPTAPKPEIPSWPKPQVPATPNPEFPSWPKPEVPAVPKSEFPSWPKPSLSPSHKSSTP